The genomic region ttaaattacataatattatgtcTCTGAATATATTAAGGTCTAGTGGTCAGGTTGTTATTCATTCtgataaattatttacatttgATATGGACATATTTACGtatatcaaatatatagatgacaattttaaaaattttaattcttcCTTAATGGATAAGATTATACAAACGTTTATAAAGAGTTATCAATTTTTTCTGGACTTCGgttatgataaaaatggaacgaatgaaaaaaataatatgcatcataataataataataataataataataataataataacaataataacaataacaataacaataacaataacaataataataataataataataataataacaataacaataacaataacaataataataataataataataataataataataatggtGATGGATCCTTAATTGACAATGAACTTATTAATACTGACATATACAAAGATCGAGTATTATTTAGAAATAATATCCTTTTgaatgtaaataatataaatcatatatgtaatgataattacatgtttgaatattttattgtagtaaaatattattatagtGATAATAGTTTTGCActattagaaaaaaaactaaaaaaatttattaaaacaaCAGAAGAAGAATTTATGCAAACATATGAAAATTCAACAGATAAATATGACATGCATACAAAATTTAAATCTAATTgggataatataaaaagtaattactgtttaaattataaaatctTCAAATATCAAACAACTTCTTTTCCTCATATAAGGctaaataataattacaatGACTTATTAAATTTGGTATATACTCCTTTATCTTTACATTGCTCAATATTTCGtgaaaatgttatatataataaaaaaagaaatacaTTCCAGTTAATCCCATCCtttttgttaaaaaataatttaagaAGTTGCTTGACAGCATTGtttacatttaaaaattctTATTATGCTCAAGAATTTTATCCATTCTTAAATCCATTATTGAATAACAAGGTatgtattaaaattttcaaaaagtatataataagagAAATGCATATATCTTATATTTcaatatgtataataatgtatatatgttacCTAAAGGGAttgaacatatatatatatatatatatttatatatatatttatatttatatgtggACTATTTATctgatatatatatatatatatatatatattttttttttttttttttttttttttttttttttttttctattagGATTTGATTGGTACTATAGCTGTACCTCCTTTAAGACACTGTAGGACTATGTTGGTTGAAAAGGAAAACGAAAACAATGTCGAATTTATAGAAACGAAAAATATTGTCTTATCAacattaaataatgatataaagaattataaaatgggtagagaaaataataacaaaattgTTGAAACGTTGTGCAAATTGTACAATTGCAATTTGCCagttaataatttttctacataatattttgtatatattatatatttattattttttttttttaattaacTTTGTaaacttatatatatatatatatatatatatatatgtatatgtatatttgtTCCACATTTAATTCAATGTTTAATGATTTTTCTCctaattatttttatttatgcaaatattataacaatatgGTATGTTTTTTTGTTTCATCGTTCTCTTTTCACTTATcatttttgtatttattttttttttttttttttttttggatattcattttttgcCATCTTCAATCAAATAATGACAGTTTTGCTTATgattatcatttatatgcAATTCCTCGTACTGTTTTATATCAACCgttttcttttcttttttcttctttttcaaGAAATAGTCAAAATTTTCCATATAATTGTAGTCATATATATGCTTGAGATATTCTGGCAACTCATAATTTTGTAATTTCATTCTTCCCTGTGTAAAATGAGTATAGGTAGGAATAACATAATCTTCAATATGTTTggaatataattttttattttgtaatatatgttGAGGATAAATAAGTTCTCTAATTTTTCTACTAAGTAATTTGATACCTAAACCAAATTTTGCAGACGTTCCTATAACTTCAATATGTGggaatatatttcttaaacgataatataaagaatcTAAGTTGAATAAAGAATTTTTATGTAACATATCACATTTAGTAGCTACAActaattcttttttatttaaatattctggattgtataaaaataattcattgcgtaacattttaatttgtttaatggtatcattataataatccTTTAAATTTTCGTCATGatcattttgtatattagttatagatatattattttttttattattattattattaatatttagAATATGTGAATTGTcattatgtttattattaatgttatttaaattattatcaacattatagtttatattatgaatgTTAGAATTGTTAATATCATGAAAACTGTTCGAAGTATTCATATTTTcgtttatatttttatttattatattttgattatgTCCTTCTTCATTTGTTTCCTTTTGTGTGTAATAATCTTGTATTTGTAAATCGtctacattttttaatttatcattCGAAACATCAATAACATATACAATCAATTTGCTTCTATATAAATGTCGTAATATTCGTTTTCCTTTGTTTTTATCTTTATGTgcattaaaaaataaataggGAGTATCTAATAAGGTTATTTCAACTCCATCTacataattaatatttgaTACATGTGGAATAGTAGtagtaaatatattactatttatatttcctAAATATTTACTTAAGCTACTACATAAGGATGTTTTCCCACTATTTTCTATACCAATAAATGCTACATCATTTAATAACCTTAATTCTAATTCGAGTAAAGTTGTTTCACTTTTTTCTGGTAATCTATAATCatgttttttaaaatgaGAATAAGAAATACCTCCTTTTCCACCTCTGGCAACTAATAATTCTTCgttttcatttaaaaattgATACCAGaatatacttttatatatttttctattattttcattttttattttacaagaaattctttttcttaCAATAGTACCTACAGgaacaaatataattttatctTTCCCATCTTTTCCTCTActattttctttaaaatcTTCACCATTATTTGCTTTAACTTTTTGTTctattttaattaaatcatatatacttttcttactctttaatataacatttCCTCCATGTCCTCCATATCCTTCCCCCTTAAGTTTTTTGCttctttgttttttataatttggATTGCCACCTTTTCCAGATTTTGTGGTTACCCATAAAAAATCACAAAAGCGTTTTTCATTTCgtatcataatattatcattttcttctgttaaaaatttcattaatgcttcatttttttcttttattttgttaCACTGTAATGTTATCTTTGATTCGTTACTAAATGATGTGTCATTTTCGATATTCCCTTGAAACATTTctgtatataaattattatcttcattattataagtaATACTATTAATCTGTTCTACATTTATTTGTgtattatttgttattattttatgacATATATCTTCAAAAGGAGgatttttctttttttcttttatatagttttcaaaatattcactattactattactattactattacaattagtattatcattattaatatccATATGGTTATCCtcattaaaatttttatttatagtttctaattttttcttttcatttatgGTCTCTTTcttgttaatatatatactcCTTTCCCCTTTAACATAAATACACTCGTTATCTTCATAAGCACTATCGTTAATAAGTatctcattttttttttctctatGTGAATGGTAAGgaaaagataaatataaccttttcttctttatttgaagaatattataatgaataaCATTTGGTTTTAAAATACTATCACATATGTGATTAAACTCCTTTTTAAAAGTAGCAAATgttatatttctttttgaCGAATAATGTACATGGGACTTTCTTTTAGCATATAATGCTAGTTTATATATGAGCCTTAACTTTTTATGCatacgaaaaaaaaaaaaaaaaaaaacacaaaaaaaaagagatGATATGAGAATAAAATTTGttgttttaattttttttggtaaaagattaaaaagataaaattaTGCACACATAcgaataattttaaaaaaaaataaaatatatatatgtaatgcatacattttatattatttttttttttcaacacaatgaaaggaaaaatatataaaattataagcaaaaaaaaaaaaaaaaaaaaaaNNNNNNNNNNNNNNNNNNNNNNNNNNNNNNNNNNNNNNNNNNNNNNNNNNNNNNNNNNNNNNNNNNNNNNNNNNNNNNNNNNNNNNNNNNNNNNNNNNNNNNNNNNNNNNNNNNNNNNNNNNNNNNNNNNNNNNNNNNNNNNNNNNNNNNNNNNNNNNNNNNNNNNNNNNNNNNNNNNNNNNNNNNNNNNNNNNNNNNNNNNNNNNNNNNNNNNNNNNNNNNNNNNNNNNNNNNNNNNNNNNNNNNNNNNNNNNNNNNNNNNNNNNNNNNNNNNNNNNNNNNNNNNNNNNNNNNNNNNNNNNNNNNNNNNNNNNNNNNNNNNNNNNNNNNNNNNNNNNNNNNNNNNNNNNNNNNNNNNNNNNNNNNNNNNNNNNNNNNNNNNNNNNNNNNNNNNNNNNNNNNNNNNNNNNNNNNNNNNNNNNNNNNNNNNNNNNNNNNNNNNNNNNNNNNNNNNNNNNNNNNNNNNNNNNNNNNNNNNNNNNNNNNNNNNNNNNNNNNNNATCCATAGCCTGTTAACAAGCCAACTCGAAGGAATGTTGAACCAAAACTACTTACTATTGCAACATTACTCATTGAATTAATAGGTTTGAGAATTTCTGGAACATTAATAAAAGACATGATAACAAACCAAccatttaaatatatatttaaaaaaatgagtgcacatttaaaaaggaaattattaataaatgtatCTTGTGTTAATGGTATTATCAATCCTATTACAGATAAAATAGTTCttaataatgaataaattaatacttttttttgtgtcaagaggaaaattttaaatactGGAAATGTTCCTGCAAAGGATGGAAAAACACGACTTATACAATCAGCAAATTGTACAATTCcaattaatatatatctttcATCTACATTATTAGTCCACATTTCTGGACAAACAACTGggaataataatattttgagaaaaatattataaaaggtacaaaataaaaatatgaacgattttttatataagaatGCTTTAATTTTGGCttgttttattaaattttttttatttatattaaatagaAAGAATTGatttttatgatttttattttcgTCATCTTTGttatcttcttttttacTATGAGTAAGCGataatgttttattttcattaagAAGTATGtcattaaattttttattttttgaataagattcttgtaatattttatgatcTCCTATTTCATTACTAGTCATATTATTAgtattattactactactTTTTATACCAACTGAGTTAGAAtcattttttgttaatGAATATTTTGATTCCGTATTTTCTGTTTTAgtttcatatattatactattaatatttactggatatgatatattttgtgattttttttcagttatactttcataatatttataagaatCTTCACGtgaatttttattattttttctctcttccgtataaattttaaatttttctttaaaattaCTTGTTCTTTTTAATACAGTGTAACATAGAAAAGACactaatataaatatacaattGATAGCTGatgttataaataatgataacaTCAACTTTtgtatatctttatttattttaataacaaaataaaaaaatgtagatgttataaataaagaatatatcCCAGTCAAACCATATGATAAACAAATAACTTTTGAATCATTTACAACAATAGAAGATATGGAAAATATCATGGTTTTCATCATAGAGCATGTAGCACCAATTAACGCTACTagtacataaaaaaaaacggttttatcataaaaatattttataataaatggatatatcatttgtaatatgaatgataatataaaacacAAATCATATGTTCTAGTCTTTACTTCTATAAATAAGGAACTTAACAATGATACAATAActaaaatagaaaaatatagaaaaaacGTTGAAGATACTActatattcttatttaatAATGCATGTATATGAGGAGTTGTATTTAATACACAATTATACATTAAAACAGATGACATTCCCATTAAACATAATGTTATATTtggaaaaatatttgtaaaCTCATTCATGTTATTATTCTTCTCTTCAATATCAATTTTGTTTTCGGTTAAATCAAGCTTTGCCTCTTCTTCAAATTTTCCATtcaaaattatttcttcttttttcatGTTCAAGAGACTCTCATCATCTtcattaattattttattttccgTAATTCCGTCGATTCTGTAGTGCTCGTTGCTATTAGAATTGCTcatactttttttaaaatgacaatataaataaaaaagggtaaatacatatatatatatatatatatatatatatatatatgtatattttttattttttatttctttgtGAACTTTTATGCTTATGTATTACACATATGAAATTATTTACTTTCTTCTTATAATGTGctaaaatatacatattattataaatatcaatatatatatatatatatatatatatataaatcaatatatatacatatatataatgcttattctattttaatttttatgcAATATTTTAAACAAATGTGCTTTAAACCCTTATTGggtataatattatattaaatatctttatatattattattagtgATCTTAATTTTAAAGCTATTTTTCtccttatatataatttttatatgttcatatatatatatatatatatatatataaatatatataaatatatatatatatatatatatgtgggTGGGTATTATATAGATCTTCGGTTATATGACACTTTAAATAAAGTTCATggttatattattatttccatTTTGGTATACACCCTAATGggttattattattattattattattattattgttcttagtgttttatttatttatttatttatttatttttttatttatttttattattattttatttatggAGTTATGCCctataatttaaaaatattttataataaaaagggTTACAAGATcaaaacatatattataatttaaaagaattacATTAAGTAATTGtttatttgattttttataagtatataaagtcttttaaaaaatcaataataaataaatatatatatatatatattatatttattttgaaatggttatttaataatatatatatattattttaataatatataaggaatatattatatataagattATAACAAATTAATAAGTGTATATTAGTTTGTTCTTAAATGAACTAATTATTAggcttttttttttttttttttttttttttt from Plasmodium reichenowi strain SY57 chromosome 8, whole genome shotgun sequence harbors:
- a CDS encoding nucleoside transporter 2; the encoded protein is MSNSNSNEHYRIDGITENKIINEDDESLLNMKKEEIILNGKFEEEAKLDLTENKIDIEEKNNNMNEFTNIFPNITLCLMGMSSVLMYNCVLNTTPHIHALLNKNIVVSSTFFLYFSILVIVSLLSSLFIEVKTRTYDLCFILSFILQMIYPFIIKYFYDKTVFFYVLVALIGATCSMMKTMIFSISSIVVNDSKVICLSYGLTGIYSLFITSTFFYFVIKINKDIQKLMLSLFITSAINCIFILVSFLCYTVLKRTSNFKEKFKIYTEERKNNKNSREDSYKYYESITEKKSQNISYPVNINSIIYETKTENTESKYSLTKNDSNSVGIKSSSNNTNNMTSNEIGDHKILQESYSKNKKFNDILLNENKTLSLTHSKKEDNKDDENKNHKNQFFLFNINKKNLIKQAKIKAFLYKKSFIFLFCTFYNIFLKILLFPVVCPEMWTNNVDERYILIGIVQFADCISRVFPSFAGTFPVFKIFLLTQKKVLIYSLLRTILSVIGLIIPLTQDTFINNFLFKCALIFLNIYLNGWFVIMSFINVPEILKPINSMSNVAIVSSFGSTFLRVGLLTGYG
- a CDS encoding GTP-binding protein, putative; this encodes MHKKLRLIYKLALYAKRKSHVHYSSKRNITFATFKKEFNHICDSILKPNVIHYNILQIKKKRLYLSFPYHSHREKKNEILINDSAYEDNECIYVKGERSIYINKKETINEKKKLETINKNFNEDNHMDINNDNTNCNSNSNSNSEYFENYIKEKKKNPPFEDICHKIITNNTQINVEQINSITYNNEDNNLYTEMFQGNIENDTSFSNESKITLQCNKIKEKNEALMKFLTEENDNIMIRNEKRFCDFLWVTTKSGKGGNPNYKKQRSKKLKGEGYGGHGGNVILKSKKSIYDLIKIEQKVKANNGEDFKENSRGKDGKDKIIFVPVGTIVRKRISCKIKNENNRKIYKSIFWYQFLNENEELLVARGGKGGISYSHFKKHDYRLPEKSETTLLELELRLLNDVAFIGIENSGKTSLCSSLSKYLGNINSNIFTTTIPHVSNINYVDGVEITLLDTPYLFFNAHKDKNKGKRILRHLYRSKLIVYVIDVSNDKLKNVDDLQIQDYYTQKETNEEGHNQNIINKNINENMNTSNSFHDINNSNIHNINYNVDNNLNNINNKHNDNSHILNINNNNNKKNNISITNIQNDHDENLKDYYNDTIKQIKMLRNELFLYNPEYLNKKELVVATKCDMLHKNSLFNLDSLYYRLRNIFPHIEVIGTSAKFGLGIKLLSRKIRELIYPQHILQNKKLYSKHIEDYVIPTYTHFTQGRMKLQNYELPEYLKHIYDYNYMENFDYFLKKKKKEKKTVDIKQYEELHINDNHKQNCHYLIEDGKK